Proteins encoded by one window of Candidatus Neomarinimicrobiota bacterium:
- a CDS encoding methyltransferase: MKIDYIKSITLFCMLIITSFEFSYSQTLEEIIEGKHRSKENKARDQYRDPLETLKFFGIKNTMTVVEIYPGGGWYQEILAPFLKNKGQYISATYDENSENERTRVRYQKEKEKLTSNKDLYGNAIMVPMTGSVYGEEESADMVLTFRNYHNWIGNSEFEKLRSIYKTLKPGGVLGITDHRSNSTIDEKGYSCEPCMIKDAEAVGFVYVASSQVNANPKDTKDYPIGVWNLLPTLSEEGLDKKSIKSKQRQLKLIGESDRYTLKFIKPINN, translated from the coding sequence ATGAAAATTGATTATATAAAAAGTATAACCCTTTTTTGTATGCTGATTATTACAAGCTTTGAATTTTCTTATAGCCAAACTTTAGAGGAAATTATTGAGGGCAAGCATAGATCTAAAGAAAATAAGGCCAGGGACCAGTATAGAGACCCCTTAGAAACACTTAAGTTTTTTGGAATTAAGAATACGATGACTGTTGTAGAAATTTATCCAGGAGGAGGCTGGTATCAAGAAATATTAGCACCCTTTTTAAAAAATAAAGGTCAATACATTAGTGCAACATATGATGAAAACTCTGAAAATGAACGTACTAGAGTAAGATACCAGAAAGAAAAAGAAAAACTAACTTCAAATAAAGACTTATATGGTAATGCAATCATGGTACCTATGACGGGCTCTGTTTACGGAGAGGAAGAATCAGCAGATATGGTATTAACTTTTCGGAATTATCATAATTGGATTGGAAACTCTGAATTTGAAAAACTTCGTTCAATTTATAAAACTCTTAAACCGGGAGGGGTTTTAGGAATCACCGATCATCGAAGTAATTCAACTATAGATGAAAAAGGCTATAGTTGTGAACCTTGTATGATTAAAGATGCGGAAGCTGTTGGTTTTGTTTATGTAGCTTCTTCGCAGGTAAATGCAAACCCTAAGGATACCAAAGATTATCCTATTGGAGTTTGGAATTTACTCCCAACTTTATCTGAGGAAGGTTTAGATAAGAAATCAATTAAATCAAAACAGAGACAACTCAAATTGATAGGAGAGAGTGATAGATATACTTTAAAGTTCATTAAGCCGATAAATAACTAA